From Desulfovibrio inopinatus DSM 10711, the proteins below share one genomic window:
- the pgi gene encoding glucose-6-phosphate isomerase, translating into MSTLTESGAWKALLAHYEEIKNVRMRDLFAEDTGRFDAFSLQLDDIIFDYSKNRITAETMEKLCALAQERGVPDMIEAMFSGKKINVTENRAVLHIALRNRSNTPIMVDGEDVMPAVNAVLDKMERFTEQVRSGAWKGYTGKSITDVVNIGIGGSDLGPVMATQALAHYCGNLKTHFVSNVDGTHFAETAKHLDPETTLFIIASKTFTTQETMTNAATARAWLLESLHDNAAIARHFVALSTNTEKVAEFGIDTQNMFEFWDWVGGRYSLWSAIGLSIALAIGMENFKELLAGAHAVDNHFRTTPLERNIPVIMGLLGVWYNNLFGAQSQAILPYDQYLHRFPAYFQQGDMESNGKGVTKDGVFVDYSTGPIIWGEPGTNGQHAFYQLIHQGTKLIPCDFIVPAKSLNPLGDHHRLLVSNFLAQTEALMKGKTEEEAKQELSAKGITGEELDRLAKAKTFPGNRPTNSILFEKLTPNTLGKLIALYEHKIFTQGIIWNINSFDQMGVELGKKLAIDIQGELLDDTPVTSHDSSTNGLINAFKTMR; encoded by the coding sequence ATGTCGACATTGACCGAGTCTGGGGCTTGGAAAGCGCTTCTGGCGCATTATGAAGAAATAAAAAACGTTCGTATGCGTGACCTGTTCGCCGAAGATACAGGCCGATTCGATGCGTTTTCCCTGCAACTGGACGACATTATCTTCGATTATTCCAAAAACCGGATTACCGCCGAAACCATGGAAAAATTATGTGCACTCGCCCAAGAACGCGGTGTACCCGACATGATTGAAGCCATGTTTTCAGGTAAAAAAATCAATGTCACAGAAAACCGGGCCGTTTTGCATATCGCGTTGCGCAATCGTTCCAATACTCCCATCATGGTTGACGGCGAGGATGTCATGCCTGCGGTCAACGCGGTGCTGGACAAAATGGAACGATTTACAGAACAGGTCCGTTCAGGAGCGTGGAAAGGATATACCGGCAAATCCATCACCGATGTCGTCAACATCGGTATCGGCGGTTCTGATCTCGGCCCTGTCATGGCAACCCAGGCGCTGGCACATTACTGCGGAAACCTGAAAACGCATTTCGTTTCCAATGTCGATGGGACGCATTTTGCCGAAACGGCGAAACACCTTGATCCTGAAACGACACTGTTCATTATCGCTTCCAAAACATTCACCACACAGGAAACCATGACCAATGCGGCCACGGCACGAGCCTGGTTGCTTGAATCGCTCCACGACAACGCTGCTATCGCCCGGCATTTTGTGGCCTTGTCCACCAATACGGAAAAAGTCGCTGAATTCGGCATCGACACGCAGAACATGTTCGAGTTTTGGGATTGGGTCGGCGGGCGCTATTCTTTGTGGTCCGCGATTGGTTTGTCCATTGCCCTGGCTATCGGGATGGAGAACTTCAAAGAACTCCTTGCCGGGGCGCATGCCGTGGACAACCATTTCCGCACCACTCCCCTTGAACGTAATATCCCGGTTATCATGGGGTTGCTCGGTGTATGGTACAATAATCTCTTCGGTGCACAATCACAGGCCATCTTGCCTTATGACCAATACCTCCACCGATTTCCCGCGTATTTCCAACAGGGTGATATGGAGAGCAACGGCAAAGGCGTGACCAAAGACGGTGTGTTTGTAGACTACTCTACCGGTCCCATCATCTGGGGCGAACCCGGCACGAACGGACAGCATGCCTTTTATCAGCTCATCCACCAGGGAACGAAGCTTATTCCATGCGACTTCATTGTCCCTGCCAAGAGCTTGAACCCACTTGGTGACCACCATCGCCTGCTTGTTTCCAACTTCCTTGCCCAAACTGAAGCCCTCATGAAAGGCAAAACCGAAGAAGAAGCCAAGCAAGAACTTTCGGCCAAAGGCATTACCGGGGAAGAACTCGATCGTTTGGCCAAGGCAAAAACCTTTCCAGGTAACCGACCGACCAATTCGATTCTTTTTGAAAAATTGACGCCGAATACGCTTGGAAAGCTCATTGCCCTGTACGAACACAAAATCTTCACGCAAGGCATCATCTGGAACATCAACTCATTCGACCAGATGGGTGTGGAACTCGGCAAAAAACTGGCCATCGACATCCAAGGCGAACTTCTCGATGACACGCCCGTTACAAGCCATGACAGCTCGACCAATGGTCTCATCAATGCCTTCAAGACCATGCGATAG
- the tpx gene encoding thiol peroxidase — MSERKGIITFQGNELTLLGTPVKVGDKAPAVTLLGNDLSPVNLADYIGKPLILSAVPSLDTPVCDMETRRFNQEAANLSDDIAILTVSMDLPFAQARWCAAAGIDKVKTVSDHKDAAFGEAYGVLIKELRLLTRAVFVVDREGTIAYIEVVPEITNEPNYDAALEAVKKIA, encoded by the coding sequence ATGAGCGAACGTAAAGGCATCATCACCTTTCAAGGTAACGAACTGACTCTTTTGGGAACCCCCGTCAAGGTTGGAGACAAAGCGCCGGCAGTCACACTGCTTGGTAACGACCTGAGCCCGGTGAACCTGGCCGATTACATTGGCAAACCTCTCATTCTTTCGGCTGTTCCGTCTCTTGATACCCCGGTTTGCGATATGGAAACCCGCCGCTTCAATCAGGAAGCGGCCAACCTCTCAGATGACATTGCCATTTTGACAGTCAGCATGGACCTGCCGTTTGCCCAAGCGCGTTGGTGTGCTGCTGCCGGTATCGACAAGGTCAAAACCGTATCCGACCACAAAGACGCGGCTTTTGGTGAAGCGTATGGCGTTCTTATCAAAGAACTCCGACTGCTCACCCGTGCCGTCTTCGTTGTCGATCGCGAAGGAACCATCGCATACATTGAAGTTGTTCCCGAAATTACCAACGAACCCAACTATGATGCTGCCTTGGAAGCTGTGAAAAAAATCGCCTAA